The following coding sequences are from one Streptococcus sp. NPS 308 window:
- the pheT gene encoding phenylalanine--tRNA ligase subunit beta has product MLVSYKWLKELVDIDVPSQELAEKMSTTGIEVEGVESPAAGLSKIVVGEVLSCEDVPETHLHVCQVNVGEEEARQIVCGAPNVRAGIKVMVALPGARIADNYKIKKGKIRGLESLGMICSLGELGISDSVVPKEFADGIQILPENAVPGEEVFSYLDLDDEIIELSITPNRADALSMRGVAHEVAAIYDKAVSFKEFSLTETNESAADALSVGIETDKAPYYAARILDNVTIAPSPQWLQNLLMNEGIRPINNVVDVTNYILLYFGQPMHAFDLDTFEGTDIRVREARAGEKLVTLDGEERELAETDLVITVADKPVALAGVMGGQATEISEKSSRVVLEAAVFNGKSIRKTSGRLNLRSESSSRFEKGINVATVNEALDAAASMIAELAGATVRKGIVSAGELDTSDVEVSSTLADVNRVLGTELSYADVEDVFRRLGFGLSGNAEAFTVSVPRRRWDITIEADLFEEIARIYGYDRLPTSLPKDDGTAGELTATQKLRRQVRTIAEGAGLSEIITYALTTPEKAVEFTAQPSNLTELMWPMTVERSVLRQNMISGILDTVAYNVARKNKNLALYEIGKVFEQTGNPKEDLPNEINSFAFALTGLVAEKDFQTAAVPVDFFYAKGILEALFARLGLQVTYTATSEITSLHPGRTAVISLGDQVLGFLGQVHPVTAKAYDIPETYVAELNLSAIEAALQPAAPFVEITKFPAVSRDIALLLKAEISHQEVVDAIQAAGVKRLTDIKLFDVFSGEKLGLGMKSMAYSLTFQNPEDSLTDEEVARYMEKIQTSLEEKVHAEVR; this is encoded by the coding sequence ATGTTAGTATCTTATAAATGGTTAAAAGAGTTGGTGGACATTGATGTGCCATCACAAGAGTTGGCTGAAAAAATGTCAACCACAGGGATTGAGGTAGAAGGTGTCGAATCACCGGCTGCTGGTCTCTCAAAAATTGTCGTCGGTGAGGTGCTTTCTTGCGAAGATGTGCCAGAAACTCACCTCCATGTTTGTCAGGTTAATGTTGGCGAAGAAGAAGCCCGTCAAATCGTTTGTGGTGCTCCAAATGTACGTGCTGGTATCAAGGTCATGGTGGCTCTTCCAGGAGCTCGTATCGCGGACAACTACAAGATTAAAAAAGGGAAAATTCGTGGTCTTGAGTCTCTCGGAATGATTTGTTCACTGGGTGAATTGGGGATTTCTGACTCCGTTGTACCAAAGGAATTCGCAGACGGCATCCAAATCTTGCCAGAAAATGCAGTCCCTGGTGAGGAAGTCTTCTCTTACCTAGACTTGGATGATGAAATCATCGAGCTTTCTATCACACCAAACCGTGCGGACGCTCTTTCTATGCGTGGAGTAGCGCACGAAGTAGCAGCCATCTATGACAAGGCAGTTAGCTTTAAAGAATTCAGTTTAACAGAAACGAATGAAAGTGCAGCAGATGCTCTTTCTGTAGGTATTGAGACAGACAAGGCACCTTACTATGCGGCCCGTATCTTGGACAATGTGACCATCGCACCAAGTCCACAATGGTTGCAAAACCTTCTTATGAACGAAGGCATCCGTCCTATCAACAACGTTGTAGACGTGACCAACTATATCCTGCTCTACTTTGGTCAACCCATGCATGCCTTTGACTTGGATACCTTTGAAGGGACTGATATCCGCGTACGTGAAGCGCGTGCTGGTGAAAAATTGGTGACCTTGGACGGTGAAGAACGTGAACTTGCAGAAACTGACCTAGTCATCACTGTCGCAGACAAGCCAGTAGCTCTTGCAGGTGTTATGGGCGGACAAGCTACAGAAATCTCTGAAAAATCCAGTCGTGTGGTCCTTGAAGCAGCTGTTTTCAATGGAAAATCTATCCGTAAGACCAGTGGTCGCCTTAACCTACGCTCTGAATCCTCTTCTCGCTTTGAAAAAGGCATTAATGTGGCAACAGTCAATGAGGCCTTGGATGCTGCAGCTAGTATGATTGCGGAACTTGCAGGTGCGACGGTGCGCAAAGGCATCGTTTCAGCTGGTGAACTTGATACTTCTGATGTAGAAGTTTCTTCCACTCTTGCAGACGTTAACCGTGTCCTTGGTACGGAGCTTTCCTACGCGGATGTAGAGGATGTCTTCCGTCGTCTTGGCTTTGGCCTTTCTGGAAATGCGGAAGCCTTCACTGTCAGCGTCCCACGTCGTCGTTGGGATATTACCATCGAGGCAGACCTCTTTGAAGAAATCGCTCGTATCTATGGATATGACCGTTTGCCAACCAGTCTTCCAAAAGATGACGGTACAGCTGGTGAATTGACAGCGACACAGAAACTTCGTCGCCAAGTTCGTACCATTGCTGAAGGAGCTGGTTTGTCAGAAATCATCACCTACGCTCTAACAACGCCTGAAAAAGCAGTTGAGTTTACAGCTCAACCAAGTAACCTTACAGAACTCATGTGGCCAATGACTGTGGAACGTTCAGTCCTCCGCCAAAATATGATCTCAGGTATTTTGGATACGGTGGCCTACAACGTGGCTCGTAAGAACAAAAACTTGGCTCTTTACGAGATTGGAAAAGTCTTTGAACAAACAGGCAATCCAAAAGAAGACTTGCCAAATGAAATCAACAGCTTTGCTTTTGCATTGACAGGTTTAGTCGCTGAAAAAGACTTCCAAACTGCAGCGGTTCCAGTTGATTTCTTCTATGCTAAGGGAATCCTTGAAGCGCTCTTTGCTCGTTTGGGACTCCAAGTAACTTATACAGCAACATCTGAAATCACTAGCCTTCATCCAGGACGTACAGCCGTAATCTCACTAGGCGACCAAGTTCTTGGTTTCCTTGGACAAGTTCATCCAGTCACTGCCAAGGCTTACGATATCCCAGAAACTTATGTAGCTGAACTTAACCTTTCAGCCATCGAAGCTGCCCTCCAACCGGCTGCTCCATTTGTGGAAATCACCAAATTCCCAGCAGTTAGCCGTGATATTGCCCTTCTTCTCAAGGCAGAAATTAGCCATCAAGAAGTTGTAGACGCTATCCAAGCTGCCGGCGTGAAACGTTTGACAGATATCAAACTCTTCGACGTCTTCTCAGGTGAAAAACTGGGACTTGGTATGAAGTCAATGGCTTATAGCCTAACCTTCCAAAATCCAGAAGATAGCTTGACGGACGAAGAAGTAGCACGTTACATGGAAAAAATCCAAACTTCTCTCGAAGAAAAAGTCCATGCAGAAGTGCGTTAA
- a CDS encoding ABC transporter ATP-binding protein → MLEVRNLEKSFGSKQVLFGVDFQASPGRILGLVGKNGAGKTTIFHSILKFLEYQGEISLDGQDIRQETYARIGYLPEERSLMPKLTVLEQVRYLATLKGMDAKEVKEKLPQWMEKLEVKGKLTDKIKSLSKGNQQKIQLIITLIHEPDLIILDEPFSGLDPVNTELLKQVILKEKERGATIIFSDHVMTNVEELCDDILMIRDGRVVLHGPVQDVRNQYGKTRLFVSSERSKEELGNLPHVKQVSLTKQGSWKLILDDESAGRELFPILTQGQYIATFDQQAPTIDEIFKLESGVEV, encoded by the coding sequence ATGCTAGAAGTAAGAAATCTAGAGAAAAGTTTCGGTTCCAAGCAAGTCTTGTTTGGTGTCGATTTTCAGGCAAGTCCAGGACGAATTCTAGGGCTGGTCGGAAAAAATGGTGCTGGGAAAACAACGATTTTCCACAGTATTTTGAAATTTTTGGAGTATCAAGGAGAGATCAGTCTGGATGGGCAGGATATTCGTCAGGAAACCTACGCTCGGATAGGTTATTTGCCTGAAGAACGCAGTCTCATGCCCAAGTTGACCGTCCTTGAACAAGTTCGCTACCTAGCGACTCTAAAGGGCATGGATGCCAAGGAGGTCAAGGAAAAACTCCCTCAATGGATGGAAAAATTGGAAGTGAAGGGCAAGTTGACAGACAAGATCAAGAGTCTCTCAAAAGGGAATCAGCAGAAAATCCAACTGATTATTACTCTAATCCATGAACCAGACTTGATTATTCTGGATGAGCCTTTTAGTGGACTGGATCCAGTCAATACTGAGTTGCTCAAGCAGGTCATCTTAAAAGAAAAAGAGCGTGGTGCGACCATTATCTTTTCAGACCATGTCATGACCAATGTTGAGGAACTTTGCGATGATATTCTCATGATTCGTGATGGGCGTGTGGTCTTGCATGGACCAGTTCAGGATGTTCGCAATCAATACGGGAAAACACGTCTTTTTGTTTCAAGTGAACGAAGCAAGGAAGAACTGGGAAATCTTCCTCATGTCAAACAGGTGAGCTTGACCAAGCAAGGCAGTTGGAAATTGATCCTAGATGATGAGAGCGCTGGAAGGGAACTCTTCCCAATCCTCACTCAAGGTCAATACATCGCGACCTTTGACCAACAAGCTCCAACAATCGATGAAATCTTTAAACTAGAATCAGGGGTGGAAGTATGA
- a CDS encoding ABC transporter permease has product MRNMWVVIKETYLRHVKSWSFFFMVISPFFFIALTGGISYLQGSSMAKNSKVAVVTTVPSVAEGLKDTNGINFDYQDEASAQAAIKDEKIKGYLTIDQEDSVIKAVYHGETSLETGIKLAVTNKLNELQYQLNRSAANLSQEQEKRLAQTVDFTEKIDESKENKKMVQTIAAAGLGFFLYMILITYASVTAQEVASEKGTKIMEVVFSSIRASHYFYARMIALLLVILTHIGIYVVGGLAALLLFKDLPFLANSGILKHLGEAFTVNTLLFILVSLFMYVVLAAFLGSMVSRPEDAGKALSPLMILIIAGFMGVTALGAAGDNLVLKIGSYIPFISTFFMPFRAINGYASDLEAWISLAITVVFAVTATAFIGRMYASLVLQTDDLGLWKSFKRALAYK; this is encoded by the coding sequence ATGAGAAATATGTGGGTAGTTATTAAAGAAACTTATCTGCGACATGTCAAGTCCTGGAGTTTCTTCTTTATGGTCATTTCACCATTCTTTTTTATCGCTCTAACTGGAGGAATCAGCTATCTTCAAGGATCTTCTATGGCTAAAAATAGCAAGGTAGCTGTGGTAACAACTGTACCATCTGTAGCAGAAGGGCTCAAGGATACCAATGGTATTAACTTTGACTATCAGGATGAAGCCAGTGCCCAAGCTGCCATCAAGGATGAAAAAATCAAGGGTTATCTAACGATTGATCAAGAGGATAGTGTCATCAAAGCCGTTTACCATGGTGAAACTTCTCTTGAAACAGGCATCAAGCTAGCAGTAACCAATAAGCTCAATGAGCTTCAATACCAACTCAATCGCTCAGCGGCTAATTTGTCCCAAGAGCAGGAAAAACGCCTGGCTCAAACTGTTGACTTTACGGAGAAGATTGACGAGTCCAAAGAAAATAAAAAGATGGTTCAAACCATTGCGGCCGCGGGCCTCGGCTTCTTCCTTTATATGATCTTGATTACCTATGCTAGTGTCACTGCTCAGGAAGTGGCTAGTGAGAAAGGAACTAAAATCATGGAAGTGGTCTTTTCTAGTATCCGAGCTAGTCATTATTTCTACGCTCGCATGATTGCCTTGCTTCTTGTGATTTTGACCCATATTGGCATTTACGTAGTGGGTGGACTTGCTGCGCTACTTCTCTTCAAAGACTTACCATTCTTGGCAAATTCAGGTATTCTAAAACATCTGGGAGAAGCCTTCACAGTCAATACCTTATTATTTATCTTAGTGAGCCTCTTTATGTACGTAGTTTTGGCAGCCTTCCTTGGTTCCATGGTTTCTCGTCCTGAAGATGCCGGTAAGGCCTTGTCGCCATTGATGATCTTGATTATAGCAGGCTTTATGGGGGTAACAGCCTTGGGCGCTGCAGGAGACAATTTGGTTTTGAAAATTGGGTCTTACATTCCCTTTATTTCGACCTTCTTTATGCCATTTAGAGCCATCAATGGTTATGCAAGTGATTTAGAAGCTTGGATTTCACTAGCGATTACAGTCGTTTTTGCAGTGACTGCAACAGCCTTTATCGGACGCATGTATGCCAGCCTAGTCCTTCAGACAGATGACTTAGGTCTATGGAAAAGCTTCAAACGTGCCTTAGCTTACAAATAG
- the rplM gene encoding 50S ribosomal protein L13 — MNKTTFMAKPGQVERKWYVVDATDVPLGRLSAVVASVLRGKNKPTFTPHTDTGDFVIVINAEKVKLTGKKATDKIYYTHSNHPGGLKQISAGELRSKNAVRLIEKSVKGMLPHNTLGRAQGMKLKVFVGAEHTHAAQQPEVLDISGLI; from the coding sequence ATGAACAAAACTACATTCATGGCTAAACCAGGCCAAGTAGAACGCAAATGGTACGTTGTTGACGCAACTGATGTACCTCTTGGACGCCTTTCAGCAGTTGTTGCTAGCGTACTTCGCGGAAAAAACAAACCAACATTCACACCACACACTGATACAGGTGACTTCGTAATCGTTATCAATGCTGAAAAAGTTAAATTGACTGGTAAAAAAGCAACTGATAAGATCTACTACACTCACTCAAACCACCCAGGTGGATTGAAACAAATCTCTGCTGGTGAACTTCGTTCTAAAAATGCAGTACGTTTGATCGAAAAATCAGTTAAAGGTATGCTTCCACACAATACTCTTGGCCGTGCTCAAGGTATGAAATTGAAAGTATTCGTTGGAGCTGAGCACACTCACGCTGCACAACAACCAGAAGTTCTTGATATTTCAGGACTTATCTAA
- the rpsI gene encoding 30S ribosomal protein S9, whose translation MSQAQYAGTGRRKNAVARVRLVPGTGKITVNKKDVEEYIPHADLRLVINQPFAVTSTVGSYDVFVNVVGGGYAGQSGAIRHGIARALLQVDPDFRDSLKRAGLLTRDSRKVERKKPGLKKARKASQFSKR comes from the coding sequence ATGTCACAAGCACAATATGCAGGTACTGGACGTCGTAAAAACGCTGTTGCACGCGTTCGCCTTGTTCCAGGAACTGGTAAAATCACTGTTAACAAAAAAGATGTTGAAGAGTACATCCCACACGCTGACCTTCGTCTTGTAATCAACCAACCATTCGCAGTTACTTCAACTGTAGGTTCATACGACGTTTTCGTTAACGTTGTAGGTGGTGGATACGCTGGTCAATCAGGAGCTATCCGTCATGGTATCGCTCGTGCCCTTCTTCAAGTAGACCCAGACTTCCGCGATTCATTGAAACGCGCAGGACTTCTTACACGTGACTCACGTAAGGTTGAGCGTAAGAAGCCAGGTCTTAAGAAAGCTCGTAAAGCATCACAATTTAGTAAACGTTAA
- a CDS encoding DUF6110 family protein: MLKEVLTVAKVAKKSSLFLGGVAFGTLGLKVLASKEAKKGYSKALAKAYKLKDGLDASVSVVKQHGDDVLQDAKYLYEQEKKEEQLDSLTGE; encoded by the coding sequence ATGTTAAAAGAAGTATTAACCGTCGCAAAAGTTGCGAAAAAATCATCTCTCTTCTTAGGAGGGGTAGCATTTGGGACGCTTGGCTTGAAAGTCTTAGCAAGTAAAGAAGCTAAGAAAGGCTATTCTAAGGCCTTGGCTAAAGCTTACAAATTGAAAGATGGACTGGATGCATCTGTTTCTGTTGTAAAACAACACGGTGATGATGTTTTACAAGACGCTAAATATTTATACGAACAGGAAAAGAAAGAAGAACAATTAGATAGCCTGACAGGTGAATAA
- a CDS encoding heavy metal translocating P-type ATPase → MSFKVLHRGYQHIRLSSSFSLTLDIQDYLRSLAKDEKGIDSIQFYMDQQHFTLRMKEGFSVLENAEAFLKKIDKGKVSDLMTLPIRREESAYSIVSDAAIKRWLFRSFVPYPIRYIWTCYQALGYVKEAYQTLARKELTMEVLDCSAILLSLFMNQSKTASNIMFMLDLGNHLDQWSLKKTATDLEQSLLAKESDVFLVQGDMVISIKSSDVQVDDVLVVSQGNEILFDGQVVSGLGMVNESSLTGESFPVEKKEGDSVCANTVLETGELRIRVTDNQINSRILQLINLMKKSEESKKTKQRHFIRMADKVVKYNFLGAGLTYLLTGSFSKAISFLLVDFSCALKISTPVAYLTAIKEGLNREMVIKDGDVLEKYLEVDTFLFDKTGTITTSYPLVEKVLPFGDYTEKDILRISACLEEHIYHPIANAIVKQAEIEGIEHEEMHGKLQYVASKGIKSQIDGQSVVIGNYVLMQDEQVRISSEQLALIEQYKTHYNLLFLAYKKELIGMFCINTPLRSEAKAALKKLKHQGKKLILATGDTLARTEELVKDLPFDNVYTDLKPDGKFQLVQELQKAGRTILMVGDGLNDSAALTLADIGVVMNESADISKQMSDILLLDNRLDFFEELNSLSESLQKLIQRNIQETVVINGGLIGFGLLNWLSPSNLSILHNLTTLRIVLRSLSIKSR, encoded by the coding sequence ATGTCTTTTAAAGTGCTACACAGAGGATATCAACATATCCGATTATCGTCCTCGTTTTCACTGACCTTGGATATTCAAGATTATCTTCGTTCCTTGGCTAAAGATGAAAAAGGGATCGACTCTATTCAGTTTTATATGGATCAGCAGCACTTTACTCTACGTATGAAAGAAGGCTTCTCTGTATTAGAAAATGCAGAGGCCTTTTTAAAAAAAATTGACAAGGGGAAAGTTTCGGACTTGATGACGCTTCCCATTCGTAGAGAAGAGAGTGCTTATTCAATTGTATCGGATGCAGCGATTAAGCGTTGGCTGTTTCGAAGTTTTGTACCCTACCCTATTCGTTATATTTGGACTTGTTATCAGGCTTTGGGTTATGTCAAAGAAGCCTATCAAACTTTAGCGCGCAAGGAACTGACCATGGAGGTCTTGGACTGTTCGGCCATTTTGTTGTCCTTGTTTATGAACCAATCCAAGACAGCTAGCAACATCATGTTTATGCTTGATCTGGGTAATCATCTGGATCAGTGGTCTTTGAAAAAAACAGCAACAGATTTGGAACAAAGCCTTCTTGCTAAAGAAAGTGATGTTTTCTTAGTGCAGGGAGACATGGTCATCAGCATCAAGAGCTCTGATGTTCAAGTAGACGATGTGTTAGTTGTCTCCCAAGGGAATGAAATCTTGTTTGACGGCCAAGTGGTTTCGGGCTTAGGCATGGTCAACGAGAGTTCCTTGACAGGAGAGAGTTTCCCTGTTGAAAAGAAAGAGGGAGATTCTGTATGTGCGAATACTGTTTTGGAAACAGGAGAGTTAAGAATTCGTGTGACAGATAATCAGATAAACAGTCGCATTTTGCAACTCATCAATCTGATGAAAAAATCTGAAGAGAGTAAGAAGACAAAACAACGTCATTTTATTAGGATGGCAGACAAGGTTGTAAAATATAACTTCTTAGGTGCTGGTTTGACTTATCTGTTAACAGGCTCGTTTTCAAAAGCCATTTCCTTTTTATTGGTGGATTTTTCATGTGCTTTAAAAATATCCACACCTGTAGCCTATCTTACGGCCATAAAGGAAGGTCTAAATCGAGAAATGGTTATTAAAGATGGTGATGTATTAGAAAAATATCTGGAAGTGGATACTTTCTTGTTTGATAAAACGGGTACCATCACGACGAGTTATCCTTTGGTTGAAAAGGTTCTTCCTTTCGGAGATTATACTGAGAAAGATATTTTAAGAATAAGTGCATGTTTGGAGGAGCATATCTATCATCCTATTGCCAATGCAATTGTTAAACAAGCTGAAATTGAAGGCATTGAACACGAAGAAATGCATGGCAAGCTTCAGTATGTTGCAAGCAAAGGGATTAAATCGCAAATTGATGGTCAATCGGTTGTCATTGGAAATTATGTACTAATGCAAGACGAGCAGGTAAGAATTAGTTCTGAGCAACTGGCCTTGATTGAGCAATATAAGACTCATTACAATTTATTGTTTTTGGCTTATAAGAAAGAATTAATTGGGATGTTTTGTATCAACACTCCCTTGAGAAGCGAGGCGAAAGCTGCATTGAAAAAGCTAAAACACCAAGGGAAAAAACTGATTCTGGCAACTGGTGATACGTTGGCTAGAACAGAAGAGTTGGTTAAAGATCTGCCATTTGACAACGTCTATACTGATTTAAAGCCAGATGGTAAGTTTCAGTTGGTTCAGGAGTTACAGAAAGCTGGCCGAACTATTTTGATGGTTGGAGACGGGTTAAACGACTCTGCTGCCTTGACGCTTGCAGATATTGGGGTTGTGATGAATGAAAGTGCGGATATTTCTAAGCAGATGAGTGATATTTTATTATTAGATAATCGTTTAGATTTCTTCGAGGAATTGAATTCTTTATCTGAATCGTTGCAGAAATTAATTCAAAGAAATATTCAAGAAACAGTTGTAATAAATGGAGGTTTAATCGGATTTGGGTTGTTAAATTGGTTAAGCCCATCTAATCTTTCGATACTGCACAATCTGACTACTTTAAGAATCGTCCTTCGTAGTCTTTCTATTAAAAGTAGGTAA
- a CDS encoding DUF389 domain-containing protein, giving the protein MTGNYSTREYREKLYDDLHVRLRDIVILMCAIFIASIGLNMNSTAVIIGAMLISPLMTPIVGLGFGLAIFDTRLIKQSLEVLFTQVLVSLLVSTLYFWISPLSYASSELIARTSPTIWDVLIAIAGGIAGVIGSRKKEANNIVPGVAIATALMPPICTAGYGLANGNVRFLFGALYLFLINCVFIMLANIVGTRILMRKSPLSSFKELNIKMKIGLTSLIVLLVLPASYSAVTLTIDQARKEGIKQFVAKEFANHTVINQVYKSRNNELVLTVVGDPISDEELEMIHQKQASYGIQSVQLKVNQVHNSTKLDSEMTKEFYENINKYIDQKLSEKDSQKDLVKENEVDKD; this is encoded by the coding sequence ATGACCGGAAATTATTCAACACGTGAATACCGTGAGAAATTATATGATGATCTTCATGTTCGATTAAGAGATATAGTGATTTTGATGTGTGCGATTTTTATTGCCTCTATAGGTCTAAATATGAATTCAACAGCTGTCATTATTGGAGCCATGCTGATTTCCCCTCTTATGACACCGATTGTTGGACTGGGGTTTGGTTTAGCTATTTTTGATACCCGTTTAATCAAACAATCTCTAGAGGTTTTATTTACTCAAGTATTGGTCAGTTTGCTTGTCTCGACTTTGTATTTCTGGATTTCTCCCTTATCTTATGCAAGTAGCGAACTGATTGCACGAACCTCTCCAACCATTTGGGATGTTCTCATTGCTATTGCTGGTGGGATAGCAGGTGTAATTGGGTCAAGGAAAAAAGAAGCAAACAATATCGTGCCAGGAGTAGCCATTGCAACAGCTCTGATGCCACCTATCTGTACTGCAGGCTATGGTTTAGCTAATGGAAATGTACGATTTTTATTTGGGGCTCTCTATCTTTTCTTGATCAACTGTGTCTTTATCATGCTAGCCAACATTGTTGGAACAAGAATTTTGATGAGAAAATCTCCCTTAAGTTCATTTAAAGAGCTAAACATTAAAATGAAAATTGGCTTGACATCCTTGATTGTATTATTGGTTCTTCCAGCCAGTTATTCAGCAGTCACTCTGACGATAGATCAAGCGCGAAAAGAAGGAATCAAACAGTTTGTAGCAAAAGAGTTCGCCAATCACACGGTCATTAATCAAGTCTACAAGTCAAGGAACAATGAATTGGTCTTGACGGTTGTTGGAGATCCGATTTCAGACGAAGAATTAGAAATGATACATCAAAAACAAGCCTCTTACGGTATTCAATCTGTTCAATTAAAAGTCAATCAAGTCCATAATTCGACAAAATTAGATAGTGAGATGACCAAGGAATTTTATGAAAACATTAACAAGTATATCGATCAAAAACTCTCTGAAAAAGATTCACAAAAAGATCTCGTAAAAGAAAATGAAGTAGACAAGGATTGA
- a CDS encoding MATE family efflux transporter, producing the protein MNKNSKELLTEQPLQILIKLSLPAILGMIVIGLYPLMDGIFAGQILGEKAMTAVGIATPFTYINTGIATLIGVGSASLLARAIGEGNQRTIDKVMGNLCFWVLLLSTIVTILGYLFCGQLLMIFGAKGELLDLSTRYLRIIFLGSIFVNFAQAANMVMRGEGLMKRAMLIMSLGAGINIVLDPVLMIMFREHGVEGAAIATITAQFIQAAFTLWYFKKKSETVKIGLMRKEKEITGEMFSVGVSAMLMQVLTIVQQSFLYSQAFRYGGETSAAIMAVSLRIQAFSFIPLWGMSQGLQPAIGANFGAKQYNRVKKIFNVFTISSIVLAACFWIPAEGFAKQILNLFGLSDETLFLAVPNFRIMYSIFIVYGVMIMIMTFFQAIGDGKTAGVLVMLRQVILFIPAMIFLPYIFGAQSIWYVIPIVDGIVVLLGLQRYFTTVKKMK; encoded by the coding sequence ATGAATAAAAATAGTAAAGAGCTGTTAACAGAGCAGCCATTACAAATATTAATTAAGTTATCATTACCTGCGATATTAGGAATGATTGTTATTGGATTATATCCGTTAATGGATGGGATTTTTGCGGGTCAAATACTTGGTGAAAAAGCCATGACGGCAGTAGGCATTGCTACCCCATTTACCTACATCAATACAGGGATTGCTACTTTGATTGGTGTAGGGTCAGCATCTTTACTTGCCAGAGCAATTGGAGAAGGAAATCAAAGAACCATTGACAAAGTTATGGGGAATCTTTGCTTTTGGGTTTTGTTATTGTCAACAATTGTTACAATATTAGGGTATTTATTTTGCGGACAACTTCTTATGATATTTGGAGCTAAGGGAGAACTTTTAGATCTTTCTACTCGTTATTTACGAATTATTTTTCTTGGATCCATATTTGTGAATTTTGCACAGGCAGCTAATATGGTGATGCGTGGTGAGGGGTTAATGAAACGAGCCATGTTAATTATGTCATTGGGAGCAGGAATAAATATAGTATTAGATCCAGTTTTAATGATAATGTTTAGAGAACATGGAGTTGAGGGAGCTGCTATTGCTACAATAACAGCACAATTTATTCAGGCAGCATTTACGCTTTGGTATTTTAAGAAAAAAAGTGAAACTGTAAAAATTGGCTTGATGAGAAAAGAAAAGGAAATAACAGGAGAGATGTTTTCGGTAGGAGTTTCTGCTATGCTTATGCAGGTGCTTACTATTGTTCAACAGAGTTTTCTTTATAGTCAGGCATTTCGATATGGAGGAGAAACTTCAGCAGCCATTATGGCAGTATCATTAAGAATACAAGCTTTTTCTTTCATTCCGCTATGGGGAATGAGTCAAGGATTACAACCTGCTATTGGTGCCAATTTCGGAGCGAAGCAATATAATAGGGTTAAAAAAATATTCAATGTTTTTACTATTAGTTCCATTGTATTGGCAGCTTGTTTTTGGATACCGGCAGAAGGATTTGCTAAACAGATTCTTAATTTATTTGGATTGTCTGATGAAACACTATTTTTAGCGGTTCCAAACTTTCGTATAATGTATAGTATTTTCATTGTTTATGGGGTAATGATTATGATTATGACATTTTTCCAAGCGATTGGAGATGGCAAAACAGCTGGTGTTTTAGTTATGCTAAGGCAAGTAATTTTATTTATTCCAGCCATGATTTTTCTTCCATACATATTTGGAGCACAGAGTATTTGGTATGTTATACCTATAGTTGATGGTATTGTTGTATTGTTGGGATTGCAGAGATATTTTACAACAGTTAAGAAAATGAAATAA
- a CDS encoding TetR/AcrR family transcriptional regulator, with translation MKRERLSATERKLEIQNIALEVFSIKGYKNTSMHDLVQATGLSAGGLYHHYKSTSEILYDMMIRGCKYREDIIKKKIAEIPNPLGIEVLAELMVDKALSNNIFVPIYVMFLQSMQEDETLQQLYQDIRDSNIRDFEQLLEENGGLKISKESWNLLNDLINTFILGCETLGIREHLISQRHILKKMVIDVLIENEEEV, from the coding sequence ATGAAAAGAGAAAGGCTATCAGCAACTGAAAGAAAATTAGAAATACAGAATATTGCATTGGAAGTTTTTTCAATAAAGGGATATAAAAACACAAGTATGCATGATTTAGTACAAGCTACCGGACTATCCGCAGGAGGATTGTATCATCATTATAAAAGTACATCTGAAATTCTTTACGACATGATGATCCGAGGTTGTAAATATAGGGAAGATATTATTAAAAAAAAGATAGCTGAAATTCCAAACCCTTTAGGTATAGAGGTATTAGCTGAACTAATGGTTGATAAGGCGCTTTCCAACAATATATTTGTTCCAATATATGTCATGTTCTTGCAGTCGATGCAGGAAGATGAAACCTTACAACAACTTTATCAAGATATAAGAGATAGTAATATAAGGGATTTTGAGCAATTGTTAGAGGAAAACGGAGGTTTGAAGATTTCTAAAGAATCTTGGAATTTACTCAATGATTTGATTAATACTTTCATCTTAGGTTGTGAGACATTGGGTATCAGAGAACATTTAATTTCACAACGTCACATTCTTAAAAAAATGGTCATTGACGTTCTAATAGAAAACGAAGAAGAGGTGTAA